The following coding sequences lie in one Deltaproteobacteria bacterium HGW-Deltaproteobacteria-6 genomic window:
- a CDS encoding efflux RND transporter periplasmic adaptor subunit, giving the protein MIKQTGNRAKQGLLVAIFLLLGMAILTVGCGNKEAHEEGNTAGVSEKKESGHEGKDHKEEQGIVTLSKEIQKSSGIEVKPVAMEEADVPLAATAVIEMNMDRAAKISSRVTGKAIKIIATQGDRVKAGQPLAYLDSVELDQIWADYRKAQGKVELARRNLQREETLFQKKISPEKDVLKARQELGEAEADMNLAVERFRLVGVDAAQFAANKGNGSHPLIPVASSVGGIVIEKTLTQGEVVSPEKIIFTVADLTTLWVVIDVYEKDMSRLKVGSPVKLSVTAFPDKVFKGKISYIADVVDEKTRTEKARVTIDNASGQLKPGMFASVLVETKQGGGERLIAVPEEAVQIEGAMRYVFVQIAPDKFQRRDVETGRTLGKSLEVKTGLKEGEIIAVKGAFTLKSELKKGELEGDAH; this is encoded by the coding sequence GGAAATAGAGCGAAGCAGGGGTTGCTTGTTGCAATCTTTCTTCTCTTGGGAATGGCCATCCTGACCGTGGGATGCGGAAATAAGGAAGCACATGAAGAAGGAAACACAGCAGGGGTGTCGGAGAAAAAGGAATCAGGCCATGAAGGGAAGGATCACAAAGAAGAGCAAGGTATTGTAACGCTGTCCAAGGAAATACAGAAGTCTTCAGGAATAGAAGTCAAACCGGTAGCCATGGAAGAAGCGGACGTTCCGCTTGCGGCGACAGCCGTTATCGAAATGAACATGGACAGGGCTGCAAAGATCAGTTCACGGGTTACGGGAAAGGCGATTAAAATCATCGCCACGCAGGGTGACCGCGTGAAGGCGGGACAGCCGCTTGCCTATCTCGACAGTGTAGAACTCGACCAGATTTGGGCCGACTACCGGAAAGCGCAGGGTAAGGTGGAGTTGGCGCGGAGAAACCTCCAACGGGAGGAAACGCTGTTTCAAAAAAAGATATCCCCGGAAAAAGACGTATTGAAGGCAAGACAGGAACTGGGCGAGGCGGAGGCAGATATGAACCTGGCCGTGGAACGTTTCCGGCTTGTTGGTGTAGATGCTGCGCAGTTTGCCGCAAACAAAGGAAACGGCAGTCACCCGCTGATTCCGGTTGCATCGTCGGTTGGTGGCATCGTGATAGAAAAGACATTGACGCAGGGTGAGGTTGTTAGTCCGGAAAAAATCATCTTTACAGTGGCGGATCTCACGACGCTGTGGGTGGTCATTGATGTTTACGAGAAAGACATGTCCCGTCTCAAGGTCGGAAGTCCCGTAAAGCTGTCCGTCACAGCGTTTCCCGACAAGGTCTTCAAGGGGAAAATATCCTACATTGCCGATGTTGTAGATGAGAAAACGCGCACCGAAAAAGCGCGGGTCACCATCGACAACGCAAGTGGACAGCTCAAACCGGGTATGTTTGCATCCGTTCTTGTGGAAACAAAACAAGGCGGCGGTGAACGTCTGATCGCTGTTCCGGAGGAAGCCGTCCAGATTGAAGGTGCCATGCGCTATGTCTTTGTTCAGATCGCGCCCGACAAGTTCCAAAGAAGAGATGTCGAAACAGGCAGAACCCTGGGGAAAAGTCTGGAAGTAAAAACAGGACTCAAGGAGGGCGAAATAATCGCAGTCAAAGGCGCTTTTACCCTGAAGTCTGAGCTTAAAAAAGGTGAACTTGAAGGAGATGCACACTAA
- a CDS encoding GlnB, with protein sequence MKKNCKWLWKLKLWDVVEELKGIEGLPGVTVSEIRGFGKGRAKNAEDKVVYEMVEFVPRIQLEVVVNDEMVDEVVNVIQKYAHTGNTGDGKIFVVNVEETVKIRTNERGPDAI encoded by the coding sequence TTGAAGAAGAACTGTAAATGGCTGTGGAAGCTCAAATTGTGGGATGTAGTCGAGGAACTTAAAGGAATTGAAGGACTGCCCGGTGTGACGGTATCGGAAATTCGAGGATTTGGTAAAGGCAGGGCGAAAAATGCAGAGGATAAAGTTGTTTACGAAATGGTGGAATTTGTTCCACGCATCCAATTAGAGGTTGTTGTCAATGATGAGATGGTGGATGAAGTCGTCAACGTCATTCAGAAATATGCCCACACCGGCAACACGGGTGATGGGAAAATATTTGTGGTTAACGTCGAGGAAACCGTGAAGATCAGAACAAATGAAAGAGGGCCGGACGCGATTTAG
- a CDS encoding transcriptional regulator produces MKREKKNKEDVCEILCINDRKVAAARKAMKSDATLFKLAAIFKVLGDPTRTKIISALLQEELCVCDLSTLIGTSQSAISHQLRVLRNMDLVKYRKDGRIAYYSLDDDHISSILTAGLKHVEE; encoded by the coding sequence ATGAAAAGAGAAAAGAAAAATAAAGAAGATGTTTGCGAAATCTTATGCATTAATGATCGGAAGGTGGCCGCCGCCAGAAAAGCCATGAAGTCCGATGCAACGCTTTTTAAACTCGCTGCAATTTTCAAGGTTCTAGGCGATCCGACAAGAACGAAGATTATCTCCGCTCTCTTGCAGGAAGAACTTTGCGTATGTGACTTGAGTACCCTGATCGGCACATCCCAGTCTGCCATTTCGCATCAATTGAGAGTCTTGAGAAATATGGACCTTGTTAAATATCGGAAAGACGGCAGAATTGCTTATTACAGTTTGGATGATGATCACATCAGTTCAATCCTCACAGCGGGTTTGAAGCATGTAGAGGAGTAA
- a CDS encoding CusA/CzcA family heavy metal efflux RND transporter, protein MLEKIIAYTLRQKGMVIFLSLLIIAFGLYSYFKLPIDAFPDVTNIQVEVVSHADGLSAVEIERNVTYPIEMAMRGLPDIEQMRSVTKFGLSIVTIVFKDNVDIYFARQLVFERLAEAREKVPKGVEVALGPIATAMGEIYQYTIEGKIPADPLQKKSYLANLRTLQEWVITPQLKSIAGVNEINSFGGYFKQYQVIVAPEKLVKYAVTVDDIYKAVENNNQNVGGNILERNTDQYIVRGVGLIKNIGDIENIVLKSEHGTPTYIKDVAQVKIGEAVRMGAAMKDGKDEAVGGIVMMLRGENSRDVVRRVAQKVKEINENNMLPDGVKIVPYYDRSDIVNASVSTVNKALIEGAILVLIVLYLLLNSFRGSLVVLITLPLSLLATFIVMKLVGISANLMSLGGLAISIGMIIDTTIIQVENVQRHLSEEMGKHPKLLTVLKAVMEVRKPSIFGEMIIAITFIPILSLSGIEGKMFGPLAITVTMALLSSLLLSIFVVPVLCSLFLKPQPEKESIIMKYAKKAYLPLLEQAMMKKKVVLSIAGVLLVVSVFLITRLGTEFIPTMDEGSFDMDIAMLPGVSLATAMDVNQRAAQKLKQFEELDVVVSRTGQTGVALDTRGTDKTGYVGIFKPKSEWKRDISKEDLTNEMRKSLESIPGITFGFSQPIQCRIDELVAGTRAQLIVKLFGDDIDVLNNKSAEIARVLSGIEGGTDLAAEKVTGQPYLTVNIDRAKIARYGLNISDVQSVVEIAIAGKAASQFYEENRSFDITVRLPEEKRNSLEAIKNILVTTKSGMNVPLEQLADIKIIEGPVQISRQDGMRRIGIEMNISGRDIGSFVSEAKQKIKEQVKLPAGYYLTWGGQFENQQRAMNKLMIIGPVAIGLILLLLFVTFRSIRLSLLVISNLPFALIGGVFALFISGQYLSVPASVGFIVLFGVAVLNGLVLVSRISQLREEGLELPEAIRKGAMDRLRPVLMTASIAIFSLIPMLIAGGAGSEIQKPLATVVVGGLITSTLLTLLIIPSVYGWFEKRKVEEEL, encoded by the coding sequence ATGCTGGAAAAAATCATTGCATATACATTACGGCAAAAGGGGATGGTCATTTTCCTTTCACTTTTGATCATTGCGTTCGGATTGTATTCGTATTTCAAATTACCGATTGACGCTTTTCCGGATGTCACCAACATTCAGGTGGAAGTCGTCAGCCACGCCGACGGACTATCGGCGGTAGAAATTGAACGCAACGTGACCTATCCCATAGAGATGGCCATGCGCGGTTTGCCGGACATTGAACAGATGCGGTCCGTCACCAAGTTTGGCCTGTCCATCGTTACCATCGTATTCAAAGACAATGTCGATATCTATTTCGCGCGGCAGTTGGTCTTTGAACGCCTGGCCGAAGCCCGCGAAAAAGTCCCCAAAGGCGTTGAGGTTGCTCTTGGGCCAATCGCCACGGCAATGGGGGAAATCTATCAATACACTATTGAGGGTAAAATACCGGCGGACCCCCTGCAAAAAAAATCCTACCTGGCCAACCTGAGAACGCTTCAGGAATGGGTGATCACACCGCAGTTAAAAAGCATAGCAGGGGTGAATGAAATTAATTCCTTCGGCGGTTATTTCAAGCAATACCAGGTTATTGTAGCGCCGGAAAAACTGGTCAAGTATGCCGTTACGGTTGATGATATTTATAAGGCGGTTGAAAACAATAACCAGAACGTCGGCGGCAATATTCTCGAACGCAACACGGATCAATATATTGTTCGCGGCGTTGGTTTGATAAAAAACATCGGCGATATAGAAAACATTGTTTTGAAATCCGAACATGGAACGCCGACCTACATCAAAGACGTAGCCCAGGTGAAAATCGGCGAAGCCGTGCGGATGGGTGCGGCCATGAAAGACGGCAAGGATGAAGCCGTTGGTGGAATCGTCATGATGCTCAGAGGCGAAAACAGCCGTGACGTTGTTCGTCGGGTGGCCCAAAAAGTTAAGGAAATTAATGAGAACAATATGCTTCCGGACGGTGTCAAGATCGTTCCTTATTACGATAGAAGTGATATTGTGAATGCGAGCGTTAGCACTGTAAACAAGGCTTTGATCGAAGGCGCCATTCTGGTTCTGATCGTATTGTACCTTCTACTGAATAGTTTCAGGGGCAGTCTTGTCGTTCTCATCACATTGCCGCTATCGTTACTGGCCACATTTATCGTGATGAAACTGGTTGGCATCAGCGCAAATCTGATGTCGCTGGGAGGCTTGGCGATTTCCATCGGAATGATCATCGACACGACGATCATTCAGGTTGAGAATGTTCAACGGCATCTAAGTGAAGAGATGGGAAAGCATCCCAAATTATTGACGGTCCTTAAAGCCGTGATGGAAGTCAGAAAACCGAGCATCTTCGGTGAAATGATTATTGCCATCACGTTTATCCCGATTCTTTCCTTATCCGGAATTGAAGGGAAAATGTTCGGGCCGCTGGCTATCACTGTAACTATGGCGCTTCTTTCATCGTTGTTACTTTCCATATTCGTTGTTCCGGTTCTCTGCAGCCTCTTTCTGAAACCACAGCCCGAAAAAGAGAGCATCATCATGAAGTATGCCAAGAAAGCTTATTTGCCTTTGCTGGAACAGGCCATGATGAAGAAAAAGGTTGTCTTGAGCATTGCCGGTGTCCTCCTTGTTGTTTCTGTGTTTCTGATCACCCGGCTGGGAACGGAGTTCATCCCCACGATGGACGAAGGCTCATTTGATATGGACATTGCCATGCTTCCCGGTGTATCGCTTGCCACCGCGATGGACGTCAATCAGCGCGCCGCTCAAAAGCTCAAGCAGTTTGAAGAACTGGATGTGGTGGTGTCGCGCACGGGGCAAACCGGCGTGGCGCTCGATACGCGGGGAACGGATAAAACCGGATACGTAGGCATCTTCAAACCTAAAAGTGAATGGAAGCGGGATATTTCCAAAGAAGACCTGACCAATGAAATGCGCAAATCCCTGGAATCCATTCCGGGAATCACCTTTGGTTTCAGCCAGCCCATCCAATGCAGAATCGATGAATTGGTGGCCGGAACACGCGCGCAACTCATCGTTAAACTGTTTGGCGATGACATTGATGTCTTGAATAATAAATCAGCGGAAATTGCGCGGGTTCTATCCGGAATCGAAGGCGGAACCGATCTGGCGGCGGAAAAAGTGACAGGACAGCCCTATCTGACCGTCAACATTGATCGGGCGAAAATTGCGCGGTACGGCCTGAACATCAGCGATGTCCAGAGTGTCGTCGAAATAGCAATTGCGGGAAAAGCCGCTTCCCAATTCTATGAAGAAAACCGGAGTTTTGATATCACCGTTCGCCTGCCGGAAGAAAAGAGAAATTCTCTCGAAGCGATAAAAAATATACTGGTCACTACAAAATCGGGCATGAATGTTCCGCTCGAACAGCTGGCCGATATCAAAATCATCGAAGGCCCGGTTCAGATCAGCCGCCAGGATGGCATGCGAAGAATCGGAATAGAAATGAATATCAGTGGCAGAGACATCGGCAGTTTTGTGTCAGAAGCAAAACAAAAAATCAAAGAGCAGGTCAAACTGCCTGCCGGGTATTACCTGACCTGGGGGGGGCAGTTTGAGAATCAGCAAAGAGCGATGAATAAGCTCATGATTATTGGTCCCGTAGCCATTGGATTAATTTTGCTTCTCCTGTTCGTTACGTTTCGGTCGATCCGTTTATCGCTTCTGGTCATTTCAAATTTACCCTTTGCGCTGATCGGCGGCGTTTTTGCGCTCTTTATCTCCGGGCAGTATTTGTCGGTCCCGGCGTCAGTGGGATTTATCGTCCTGTTTGGCGTTGCCGTGCTCAATGGCCTTGTACTGGTGTCGCGTATATCGCAATTGCGCGAAGAAGGCCTTGAATTGCCGGAAGCGATCCGGAAAGGTGCTATGGACAGACTTCGTCCGGTGTTGATGACGGCATCCATTGCCATTTTCAGCTTGATTCCCATGTTAATTGCCGGCGGGGCGGGATCGGAAATTCAAAAACCGCTGGCTACAGTTGTTGTGGGCGGCTTAATTACGTCAACACTGCTCACATTGCTGATTATTCCATCGGTTTACGGCTGGTTTGAAAAGCGTAAAGTTGAAGAAGAACTGTAA
- a CDS encoding arsenic resistance protein encodes MSRERLEKKQIWVYALALALGGGLGLWRPTFGKSLEFLISPVLAILLYSMFTQIPFLHLREAFASRRFTAALLTVNFIVVPLFVWLLSRFLPQQSPLLLGVYLVLLTPCIDYVIVFTHLGRGNARLVLASTPLLLLAQMLLLPFYLWLFMGGQAAQIMSAGPFLEAFLVLIALPLGLALATEFWGKRQRSGEVWLEATAWLPVPFMALTLFLVVTSQIGGIEQYLPVVIQAVPIYVTFMVIVPLLARVIACIFRLDTQAGRALIFSAGTRNSLVVLPLALALPDAWMVVPAVIVTQTLVELVGELFYIRLVPSIVFREARRYK; translated from the coding sequence ATGTCAAGAGAACGACTAGAAAAAAAACAGATCTGGGTATATGCCTTGGCCTTGGCTCTCGGGGGAGGGCTTGGGTTGTGGCGCCCGACTTTTGGTAAAAGCCTCGAGTTCTTGATCTCCCCAGTGCTTGCGATCTTGCTCTACAGCATGTTTACCCAGATTCCGTTCCTCCATCTACGCGAGGCGTTCGCGAGCCGACGGTTTACCGCCGCCTTGCTGACCGTAAATTTCATTGTTGTTCCCCTGTTTGTTTGGTTGTTGTCGCGCTTCTTGCCACAGCAGTCGCCTTTGTTGCTCGGGGTGTACCTCGTTCTGCTCACGCCCTGCATTGACTACGTCATCGTCTTTACCCACCTGGGGCGTGGAAACGCACGGCTTGTTCTCGCCTCCACGCCTCTGCTGCTTCTCGCCCAGATGCTTCTTCTGCCATTTTATCTGTGGCTTTTCATGGGAGGACAGGCCGCACAGATAATGAGTGCTGGCCCGTTTTTGGAAGCATTTCTCGTGCTCATTGCCTTGCCTCTGGGGCTGGCTTTGGCAACTGAATTCTGGGGCAAGCGCCAACGCAGCGGAGAAGTCTGGCTTGAAGCAACAGCGTGGTTGCCCGTACCATTCATGGCACTTACCTTGTTTCTCGTTGTGACATCTCAAATCGGCGGAATCGAGCAATACCTCCCGGTTGTGATTCAAGCCGTGCCGATCTATGTAACCTTTATGGTCATTGTGCCCCTCCTGGCTCGCGTGATAGCGTGCATATTTCGCTTGGATACCCAGGCTGGGAGGGCATTGATTTTTAGCGCGGGAACGCGCAATTCACTGGTCGTGCTTCCCCTTGCGCTTGCCTTGCCGGACGCCTGGATGGTGGTGCCTGCTGTCATTGTGACCCAAACACTGGTGGAACTGGTCGGCGAGTTGTTTTACATACGGCTGGTCCCGTCGATCGTTTTTCGAGAGGCCAGGCGCTACAAGTGA
- a CDS encoding pentapeptide repeat-containing protein: MKRIILMVFMVMFLGIFLIPGGGVYAFNEEQLQQLKTTNKCDRCNLSKANLAGANLKEANLAGANLKEANLAVAILAGANLKEANLAGANLFKTSMIAAQMIGANLTEAFLAKAGMRFANLKGANLEDANLEDADLDSANLLGANLEGTKLKGASLKRATWTDGSKR; encoded by the coding sequence ATGAAAAGAATTATTTTAATGGTTTTTATGGTTATGTTTTTAGGAATATTTCTGATCCCCGGTGGTGGAGTGTATGCGTTTAACGAGGAGCAATTGCAGCAATTAAAGACTACTAATAAATGTGATCGCTGCAATTTATCCAAGGCAAACTTGGCAGGGGCAAATCTGAAAGAGGCAAACTTGGCAGGGGCAAACCTGAAAGAGGCAAACCTGGCAGTTGCAATTCTGGCAGGGGCAAACTTGAAAGAGGCAAACCTGGCAGGGGCAAATCTTTTCAAAACATCAATGATCGCAGCACAAATGATCGGGGCAAATCTAACCGAGGCCTTTTTGGCAAAGGCAGGAATGAGATTTGCAAACCTGAAAGGGGCAAACTTGGAAGATGCAAACCTGGAAGATGCGGACCTGGATAGTGCAAACCTGCTAGGGGCAAACTTGGAGGGTACAAAACTGAAAGGTGCAAGCCTGAAAAGGGCAACATGGACTGACGGGTCGAAAAGGTAA
- a CDS encoding transcriptional regulator: MKREKKSKEDVCEILCINDRKVASARKAMKSDATLFKLAAIFKVLGDPTRTKIISALLQEELCVCDLSTLIGTSQSAISHQLRVLRNMDLVKYRKDGRIAYYSLDDDHISSILTAGLKHVEE; this comes from the coding sequence ATGAAAAGAGAAAAGAAAAGTAAAGAAGATGTTTGCGAAATCTTATGCATTAATGATCGGAAGGTGGCCTCCGCCAGAAAAGCCATGAAATCCGATGCAACGCTTTTTAAACTCGCGGCAATTTTCAAGGTTTTGGGCGATCCGACAAGAACGAAGATTATCTCCGCGCTCTTGCAGGAAGAACTTTGCGTATGTGACCTGAGTACACTGATCGGCACATCCCAATCTGCCATTTCGCATCAATTGAGAGTCTTGAGAAATATGGACTTGGTTAAATATCGGAAGGACGGCAGAATTGCTTATTACAGTTTGGATGATGATCACATCAGTTCCATCCTCACGGCGGGTTTGAAGCACGTAGAGGAATAA
- a CDS encoding ATPase P yields the protein MSETIFKVAGMGCEEDTNKLRKVVGALPGIGDVKFNLCNGTMTVTTTKGAVDNKDIFTAVQRAGMSARPADNMQVEITQSKAKGLTLIQAPDKTSTNECKVGGCSCSPGPVTLTEPSPVGQGKALYRIDNMDCPTEEALIRNKLKPIDGIKSLDFNLMQRTLTVSHQLASLTPVEEALRAIGMQAKRIDTPAGLERTVLNIAKMDCPTEEGLIRGKLTGMDGVTGLDFNLMQRRLTVTHKSGALDAVLAALQTIGFEAKVESGGTTDVVTPAVPLPKTRWWPLALSGVSATLAEVVYWINGGNHWVVIALALVSILIGGLPTYKKGLIALRNGNLNINALMSIAVTGAMIIGHWPEAAMVMFLFALAEVIEARSLDRARNAIRGLMDLAPETATVRQEDGSWKEIPAKAVPLEAIVRLRPGERIALDGIVTSGHSSVNQAPITGES from the coding sequence ATGAGCGAAACCATTTTCAAAGTAGCAGGCATGGGTTGCGAAGAAGATACCAATAAATTGCGCAAAGTTGTCGGTGCGCTTCCCGGTATTGGCGATGTAAAATTTAATCTTTGCAACGGCACGATGACTGTAACGACTACGAAAGGCGCTGTTGATAACAAGGATATATTCACGGCGGTACAGAGGGCCGGCATGAGCGCCCGGCCTGCCGATAATATGCAAGTGGAAATTACTCAATCCAAAGCTAAGGGGCTAACGCTGATTCAGGCACCAGACAAAACGAGCACGAATGAATGCAAAGTTGGCGGGTGCAGTTGCTCTCCTGGGCCCGTGACATTAACTGAGCCATCCCCCGTGGGGCAGGGAAAGGCACTATATCGCATCGACAACATGGATTGTCCTACCGAAGAGGCGCTGATCCGGAATAAACTGAAGCCCATTGACGGTATAAAGTCACTGGACTTTAACCTGATGCAGCGCACGTTGACAGTCAGCCATCAACTCGCCTCGCTTACACCGGTCGAAGAGGCCTTGCGCGCAATCGGGATGCAGGCTAAGCGCATCGACACACCGGCCGGGCTTGAACGGACAGTTCTGAATATCGCAAAAATGGATTGTCCGACAGAGGAAGGATTGATTCGGGGCAAACTCACCGGTATGGACGGTGTGACGGGACTGGACTTCAATCTGATGCAGCGACGCTTGACCGTGACGCATAAGTCCGGGGCGTTGGACGCGGTTTTGGCGGCCCTCCAAACCATCGGTTTTGAGGCAAAAGTGGAGTCGGGAGGCACAACGGATGTGGTCACGCCTGCGGTGCCATTACCCAAAACCAGGTGGTGGCCGCTGGCGCTTTCCGGAGTTAGCGCGACGCTGGCCGAGGTTGTGTACTGGATAAACGGTGGCAATCACTGGGTTGTCATAGCCCTTGCGCTTGTGTCGATTTTGATCGGCGGCCTGCCTACCTACAAGAAAGGTTTAATCGCGCTCAGGAATGGCAATTTGAACATTAACGCGCTGATGTCTATCGCTGTGACAGGCGCCATGATCATCGGGCACTGGCCGGAGGCGGCGATGGTCATGTTCCTTTTTGCGCTGGCTGAAGTGATTGAGGCCAGGTCGCTCGACCGGGCGCGCAATGCGATTCGCGGATTGATGGATCTTGCGCCCGAAACCGCGACTGTGCGCCAGGAAGATGGAAGCTGGAAAGAAATTCCCGCCAAAGCAGTGCCGCTGGAGGCCATTGTTCGACTGCGCCCCGGTGAGCGGATTGCTCTCGACGGCATCGTGACCAGTGGACATTCTTCAGTGAATCAGGCGCCCATTACGGGCGAGAGT